A genomic segment from Corylus avellana chromosome ca5, CavTom2PMs-1.0 encodes:
- the LOC132181806 gene encoding F-box/kelch-repeat protein At3g06240-like, whose product MAGSPPVGRMKQTTTPPAAFLSKQASGLLLFRSSSFVGKKKQTMSDCLPKEVITDILSRLPVKSLMRFRCVSKAWCSLISTPNFISTHLNRSLSNSPHQPYLFVCHCWTLHTVLLYPSDPEIEQKGDFFANPSDRIELRDPSNNEYSLHLVGSSNGLLCLATLNFDNEVGLCVLWNPSIQKAIYLPKPNLGFDRSLNKSFGFGYEPTTDDYKLVRLVYPDTDYIGFKTVPPLSTGPHTLHGVVASFAM is encoded by the exons ATGGCCGGGAGTCCTCCAGTTGGTCGCATGAAACAAACAACGACCCCACCTGCTGCATTTCTCTCTAAACAAGCAAGCGGTCTCCTCCTTTTTCGCTCATCGTCTTTtgtaggaaaaaagaaacagacAATGTCAGACTGTCTCCCGAAGGAGGTTATCACCGACATCCTCTCACGATTGCCTGTGAAGTCGCTCATGAGATTCAGATGCGTTTCAAAGGCATGGTGCTCTCTAATCTCCACCCCCAACTTTATCTCCACCCATCTCAATCGCTCTCTTTCCAACTCCCCACACCAGCCCTACCTCTTCGTCTGCCATTGCTGGACTTTGCACACCGTCCTGCTTTATCCATCCGATCCAGAAATAGAACAGAAGGGTGATTTCTTTGCAAACCCATCAGATCGCATAGAATTGCGTGATCCATCTAACAATGAATATTCCTTGCACTTAGTTGGCTCATCTAACGGCCTACTTTGTCTTGCCACTCTGAATTTCGATAACGAAGTTGGCTTATGTGTTCTCTGGAACCCATCCATTCAAAAAGCCATCTACCTTCCCAAGCCTAATCTTGGATTTGACCGTTCGTTAAACAAATCATTTGGCTTTGGGTATGAGCCCACGACTGATGATTACAAATTGGTGAGGCTTGTGTATCCAGATACTGATTATATTGGTTTCAAAACTGTTCCACCTCTG TCCACTGGCCCGCACACACTCCACGGCGTCGTGGCGTCTTTCGCAATGtga
- the LOC132180356 gene encoding uncharacterized protein LOC132180356 yields MKEEAFGEVGMPKSLQELEDLNVTLALRDGLLALVPCNEFGNKASHSVWVMKEYGVEESWTKLFDVRIGGFHRLIGFTKSGEVLAHKAAWLFSFGPSSGGYVKDFPIHHLEHIYLDTYVESLVLLNVADRIPRRLENSSEESRCISCPEEVN; encoded by the exons atgAAGGAAGAGGCCTTTGGTGAAGTGGGTATGCctaaaagtttacaagagctGGAAGACTTGAACGTTACTCTGGCGCTACGTGATGGGTTGCTTGCACTTGTCCCTTGTAACGAATTTGGCAACAAGGCGTCTCATTCCGTGTGGGTGATGAAAGAGTACGGAGTGGAGGAATCTTGGACTAAGCTGTTTGATGTTCGCATTGGGGGATTTCACAGGTTGATAGGCTTTACAAAGAGTGGTGAAGTGCTAGCGCACAAGGCTGCCTGGTTGTTTTCTTTTGGACCAAGTAGCGGAGGATATGTGAAGGATTTTCCCATTCATCACCTAGAACATATTTATTTGGATACTTACGTGGAGAGCCTTGTTCTACTGAATGTAGCCGACCGAATTCCAAGGCGACTGGAGAATTCGTCTGAAGAAAGCAGGTGTATATCCTGTCCAGAAG AAGTGAATTGA